In a genomic window of Streptomyces sp. SJL17-4:
- a CDS encoding ADP-ribosylglycohydrolase family protein, producing MTPTTPPVVTPPLDDRITGSLLGAAVGDALGGPVEGYTPEQIVERHGGRVTGIVGPWNGDAWRTARPIAPYHKGDGHVTDDTLMTHALIRVYEQVRGHLDAYAVADRLVPELMGSPVWIPELEAEALPLQRIFLAEKWLVTRLHYGHVDPREAGNGNIVNCGAAMYMAPVGLVNAAHPEAAYAEALDIAGAHQSSYGREAAGVFAAAVAAACVPGATPASVVDTALALAKDGTRAAIESVAEVAARHRDFESALTPLRKAVAPFDSVGPDYRSPSLGARRPSRLHAIEELPIALGMLLVGEGDYRRTVLGSVNYGRDCDSIATMAGAIVGALHGERAVPAEWAKQVAEASRLDLHAPARALTEVTHAIFTQDRDRRRAHEQAFATLTGAAAR from the coding sequence ATGACACCCACAACACCCCCGGTCGTGACACCCCCACTGGATGACCGGATCACCGGCAGTCTCCTCGGGGCCGCCGTCGGCGACGCGCTCGGCGGCCCCGTCGAGGGCTACACCCCCGAGCAGATCGTGGAGCGCCACGGCGGCCGCGTCACCGGGATCGTCGGCCCGTGGAACGGCGACGCGTGGCGCACCGCCCGCCCCATCGCCCCGTACCACAAGGGCGACGGGCACGTCACCGACGACACCTTGATGACCCATGCGCTGATCCGGGTGTACGAGCAGGTCCGCGGCCACCTCGACGCGTACGCGGTCGCGGACCGTCTCGTCCCCGAGCTGATGGGCTCCCCCGTCTGGATCCCGGAGCTGGAGGCGGAGGCACTTCCGCTCCAGCGGATCTTCCTGGCGGAGAAGTGGCTGGTGACGCGTCTCCACTACGGGCATGTGGACCCGCGCGAGGCCGGCAACGGCAACATCGTCAACTGCGGCGCCGCGATGTACATGGCGCCGGTCGGACTCGTCAACGCGGCCCATCCGGAGGCCGCGTACGCCGAGGCCCTCGACATCGCGGGCGCGCACCAGTCCTCGTACGGCCGCGAGGCGGCGGGCGTGTTCGCGGCTGCGGTGGCGGCGGCGTGCGTGCCGGGCGCCACACCGGCATCGGTGGTCGACACGGCCCTGGCGCTGGCGAAGGACGGGACGCGGGCGGCGATCGAGTCGGTGGCGGAAGTGGCCGCACGGCACCGGGACTTCGAGTCGGCGCTGACCCCGCTCCGCAAGGCGGTGGCCCCCTTCGACTCGGTGGGCCCCGACTACCGCTCCCCCTCCCTCGGCGCCCGGCGCCCCTCCCGCCTCCACGCGATCGAGGAACTCCCGATCGCCCTCGGCATGCTCCTCGTCGGGGAGGGCGACTACCGCCGTACGGTCCTGGGCTCCGTCAACTACGGCCGTGACTGCGACTCGATCGCCACGATGGCGGGCGCGATCGTGGGCGCGCTGCACGGGGAGCGGGCGGTGCCGGCGGAGTGGGCGAAGCAGGTGGCGGAGGCGAGCCGCCTGGACCTCCACGCCCCGGCGAGGGCCCTCACGGAGGTGACCCACGCGATCTTCACCCAGGACAGGGACCGCCGCCGGGCCCATGAGCAGGCGTTCGCGACCCTGACGGGCGCGGCCGCCCGATGA
- a CDS encoding ADP-ribosylglycohydrolase family protein: MNLRLTWIQPEDLLGHELRQAAEDGRDARAVAARWAAAGGPPAPETAGASEVPRPDLRPLATELLDTLTTLPTPLSAREPTGLADIRALTTPRTVPPPDPGGAGACDALRDRLHAAWLGRAAGCLLGKPVEKLPLAALRDLARATGNWPLSSWFTARGVPPELLAAHPWNRRSAPTSLAENIDGMPEDDDLNYPLLNLLLLQRHGRGFTTADVARLWLDELPAGRTFTAERVAYRNLLDGIEPPLTAVHRNPFREWIGAQIRADVHGWTHPGDPAAAAEQAYRDATLTHTANGVYGAMFVAATLAAAATGTADVHRSLAEGLAVIPPRSRLAQAVRRGVGLARDTPDFDTVVDRLHTELGGYHWVHAVPNAALLAAALTHADGDFTRSICAAVSGGWDTDSNGATAGSVAGLLAGHPDRLPDRWTSPLKNRLATSVPSFDGIGFDTLAELTHLEAVRP; the protein is encoded by the coding sequence ATGAACCTCCGCCTGACCTGGATCCAACCGGAGGACCTCCTGGGCCACGAACTCCGCCAGGCGGCGGAGGATGGCCGCGACGCGCGCGCCGTCGCGGCCCGCTGGGCGGCGGCGGGCGGCCCGCCCGCCCCGGAGACGGCCGGCGCTTCCGAGGTACCCCGCCCGGACCTCCGCCCCCTGGCGACGGAACTCCTGGACACCCTGACGACCCTCCCGACCCCCCTGTCCGCGCGGGAGCCGACCGGCCTCGCCGACATCCGAGCCCTGACGACGCCCCGCACCGTCCCTCCCCCAGACCCTGGAGGAGCAGGGGCATGCGACGCCCTCCGCGACCGCCTCCACGCCGCCTGGCTCGGCCGCGCCGCCGGCTGCCTCCTCGGCAAGCCCGTCGAGAAGCTCCCCCTGGCCGCCCTCCGCGACCTCGCCCGCGCCACCGGCAACTGGCCCCTCTCCTCCTGGTTCACCGCCCGCGGCGTCCCGCCCGAACTGCTCGCCGCCCACCCCTGGAACCGGCGCTCCGCTCCCACCTCCCTCGCCGAGAACATCGACGGGATGCCCGAGGACGACGACCTCAACTACCCCCTCCTCAACCTGCTGCTCCTCCAGCGCCACGGCCGCGGCTTCACCACCGCCGACGTCGCCCGTCTCTGGCTCGACGAACTGCCCGCCGGCCGCACCTTCACGGCCGAGCGCGTCGCCTACCGCAATCTCCTCGACGGCATCGAACCCCCGCTGACCGCCGTCCACCGCAACCCGTTCCGCGAGTGGATCGGCGCCCAGATCCGGGCCGACGTCCACGGCTGGACCCATCCGGGCGACCCGGCCGCCGCCGCCGAACAGGCGTACCGGGACGCCACCCTCACCCACACCGCGAACGGCGTCTACGGCGCCATGTTCGTCGCCGCCACCCTCGCCGCCGCCGCGACCGGCACCGCCGACGTCCACCGGTCGCTCGCCGAGGGCCTCGCCGTGATCCCTCCGCGTTCCCGCCTCGCGCAGGCGGTCCGCCGGGGTGTCGGACTCGCTCGTGACACCCCCGACTTCGACACCGTCGTCGACCGCCTGCACACCGAACTCGGCGGGTACCACTGGGTGCATGCCGTGCCCAATGCCGCCCTGCTCGCCGCCGCCCTCACCCACGCCGACGGCGACTTCACCCGTTCCATCTGCGCGGCGGTCTCCGGCGGCTGGGACACCGACTCCAACGGCGCCACCGCCGGTTCGGTCGCCGGACTGCTCGCCGGGCACCCCGACCGGCTGCCGGACCGCTGGACCTCCCCCCTCAAGAACCGTCTCGCGACCTCCGTCCCGTCCTTCGACGGCATCGGCTTCGACACCCTGGCCGAACTGACCCACCTGGAGGCAGTACGCCCATGA
- a CDS encoding NAD(P)/FAD-dependent oxidoreductase, protein MSAPFATRTAVVVGAGVAGLATAIGLRRAGWAVSVLERRTELERYGTAFGIHPTAQGALERLGVGEAFHARAVPYRNARIRTPRGKVLASLPLERIERKAGRPELLISRPFLIDTLLAELAALGVPLTFGERVSDVSALTGGCDLVVGADGIHSAVRTACFGDRSGPRRAGTVAWIGIADFESGLYGETWGRGRFFGMTPVEAGRTNWYATVPEATTADELRAHFEGWHDPVPRILDRTDPATWIRYEMRHLFPALPAFVHGGNVALVGDAAHAMTPNLGQGACTAILDAEALTRAVAEHAAAGLPSATGLPSALRVYDAERRRAAQRVALGSRSLHLFMTTEHTRLRDALVRVLPSSV, encoded by the coding sequence ATGAGCGCGCCGTTCGCGACCAGGACGGCGGTCGTCGTGGGGGCGGGGGTGGCCGGGCTGGCCACGGCGATCGGACTGCGCCGTGCCGGTTGGGCGGTCTCGGTCCTGGAGCGCAGGACCGAGCTGGAGCGGTACGGCACGGCCTTCGGCATCCACCCCACCGCACAGGGCGCCCTCGAACGACTCGGAGTGGGCGAGGCCTTCCACGCTCGGGCCGTGCCCTACCGGAACGCCCGGATCCGCACCCCGCGGGGAAAGGTCCTGGCGAGCCTTCCACTGGAACGCATCGAGCGGAAGGCCGGTCGGCCCGAACTGCTGATCTCCCGGCCCTTTCTGATCGACACCCTGCTCGCCGAGCTGGCCGCCCTCGGCGTACCGCTCACGTTCGGGGAACGCGTCTCCGACGTGAGCGCCCTCACGGGCGGCTGCGACCTGGTGGTCGGCGCGGACGGAATCCACAGCGCCGTCCGTACCGCGTGCTTCGGCGACCGCAGCGGCCCGCGCCGCGCCGGGACGGTGGCCTGGATCGGCATCGCCGACTTCGAGAGCGGTCTCTACGGCGAGACCTGGGGCAGGGGCCGGTTCTTCGGTATGACCCCGGTCGAAGCGGGCCGCACCAACTGGTACGCCACGGTGCCCGAGGCCACCACCGCCGACGAGCTGCGCGCGCATTTCGAAGGCTGGCACGATCCCGTCCCGCGGATCCTCGACCGGACCGACCCGGCCACCTGGATCCGCTACGAGATGCGGCATCTGTTCCCCGCGCTCCCCGCCTTCGTCCACGGCGGGAACGTCGCGCTCGTCGGTGACGCCGCGCACGCGATGACGCCCAATCTGGGCCAGGGTGCCTGCACGGCGATCCTCGACGCGGAGGCCCTGACCCGGGCCGTGGCCGAGCACGCCGCGGCCGGTCTGCCCTCCGCCACCGGTCTGCCCTCCGCGCTGCGCGTCTACGACGCGGAACGCCGCCGCGCCGCGCAGCGGGTCGCCCTCGGGTCCCGGTCCCTGCACCTGTTCATGACCACCGAACACACCCGCCTGCGCGATGCCCTGGTCCGGGTACTGCCGTCATCTGTGTGA
- a CDS encoding ADP-ribosylglycohydrolase family protein, whose protein sequence is MVTTTACDTRERARGALLGLAVGDALGAPAENMRPSEIRRRWGRIEGFVTDSPAGTDDTEYAIFSALLLARHGSALTVHHVERAWHHWIADLDEGPFRGAGFSERGTLENLRRGLAAPISAQHRHAWSDGLAMRAAPFGVFAAGRPAEAARLVAIDGSVSHDGEGIYGGQAVAAGVAAAMTGAGVTSVIAAALSAVPMDSWTARSLRRAVVAAQRVQPDPLTRERQVRSAVVIGGYPWTDLAPEAVGLAFGAFAAARGDFRTAVLTAVNMGRDADTTAAVAGALAGAAGGLRSIPEEWASAITPVTGSCLPSMRGYHVLDVADLLTPEEDS, encoded by the coding sequence ATGGTGACCACCACGGCATGCGATACGCGCGAACGGGCGAGAGGGGCGCTTCTCGGCCTCGCCGTCGGCGACGCGCTCGGCGCGCCCGCCGAGAACATGCGCCCCTCCGAGATCCGCCGCCGCTGGGGACGGATCGAGGGCTTCGTGACGGACAGCCCGGCGGGCACGGACGACACCGAGTACGCCATCTTCTCGGCGCTGCTCCTCGCCCGGCACGGCTCGGCCCTCACCGTCCACCACGTCGAACGGGCCTGGCACCACTGGATCGCCGACCTCGACGAAGGCCCGTTCCGCGGCGCGGGCTTCTCGGAGCGCGGCACCCTGGAGAACCTCCGCCGGGGCCTCGCCGCCCCGATCTCCGCGCAGCACCGGCACGCCTGGAGCGACGGTCTCGCCATGCGGGCGGCGCCGTTCGGGGTGTTCGCGGCGGGCCGCCCGGCGGAGGCGGCCCGGCTGGTCGCGATCGACGGCAGCGTCAGCCACGACGGCGAGGGCATCTACGGAGGCCAGGCGGTCGCGGCGGGGGTCGCGGCGGCGATGACGGGAGCGGGGGTCACCTCGGTGATCGCGGCGGCCCTCTCGGCCGTCCCGATGGACTCGTGGACGGCGCGGTCGCTGCGCCGCGCGGTGGTCGCCGCCCAGCGCGTCCAGCCGGACCCGCTGACCCGCGAGCGCCAGGTCCGCTCGGCCGTCGTCATCGGCGGCTACCCATGGACGGACCTGGCGCCGGAGGCGGTGGGCCTGGCGTTCGGCGCGTTCGCGGCGGCCCGGGGGGACTTCCGTACGGCGGTCCTCACGGCCGTCAACATGGGCCGCGACGCCGACACCACGGCGGCGGTCGCGGGCGCGCTGGCGGGCGCGGCCGGCGGACTGCGGTCGATCCCCGAGGAGTGGGCCTCGGCCATCACCCCGGTCACGGGCAGCTGCCTCCCCTCGATGCGCGGCTACCACGTCCTGGACGTAGCGGACCTCCTGACCCCGGAGGAGGACTCCTGA
- a CDS encoding 2-oxoglutarate/malate transporter, which produces MTRQLTLASTHFTRIGGIAAVGFAVAITLSNVIMVPAGLPTTGAEIGEVTEFFSTQGVAVGIGSALTPAAWILATLFGAGALVASRRAERDLGEAWSLLGLVGLALQNVTFAGVVATRLALTSTAPHDSSATAGLWALHDAVFTLNGTFLALALVGLSVGGLRTGLIRPWHGTLGLLAAALQFASATLAHWVIDHGGALGLIGLAGWLVWVVWIVAYGITLIRQKPGAPARGPAQGQTA; this is translated from the coding sequence ATGACACGTCAACTCACGTTGGCCAGCACCCACTTCACCCGGATCGGCGGTATCGCCGCCGTGGGCTTCGCCGTCGCGATCACCCTGAGCAACGTGATCATGGTGCCCGCGGGCCTGCCCACCACCGGCGCGGAGATCGGCGAGGTCACCGAGTTCTTCAGCACGCAAGGCGTCGCCGTGGGCATCGGATCCGCGCTCACTCCCGCCGCATGGATCCTCGCCACCCTGTTCGGCGCCGGTGCGCTCGTCGCGTCGCGGCGCGCCGAGCGTGACCTCGGCGAGGCGTGGTCACTGCTCGGACTCGTCGGCCTCGCCCTGCAGAACGTCACCTTCGCCGGGGTCGTCGCGACCCGCCTCGCTCTCACCTCCACAGCCCCGCACGACTCCTCCGCGACAGCGGGACTCTGGGCGTTGCACGACGCGGTGTTCACCCTGAACGGAACCTTTCTGGCCCTGGCCCTCGTCGGCCTGTCCGTCGGTGGCCTGCGCACCGGACTGATCCGGCCGTGGCACGGCACTTTGGGGCTGCTCGCAGCCGCCTTGCAGTTCGCTTCGGCCACCCTCGCGCACTGGGTCATCGACCACGGCGGAGCCCTCGGCCTCATCGGGCTCGCCGGCTGGCTGGTGTGGGTGGTCTGGATCGTCGCGTACGGCATCACCCTGATCCGGCAGAAGCCAGGCGCCCCGGCCCGAGGGCCCGCCCAAGGGCAAACGGCGTAG
- a CDS encoding helix-turn-helix domain-containing protein, with translation MSAEQGRRRYDSLRRATQALETRAEIARAARRLFDSRGWADTTVREVAREAGVSVPTVYAAYGNKTGLTRAVADSADLSADAPRMLAELEAAAADPERQLMAMAAYDRRLFERAGDVILLIREAGRSEPELAAAYRDGRERGDETRVQVFSSWPAGALRSGLDLRSAVDIYAAICNIDVYTTLTTERGWPPARIEEWWGQALVRELLSRTAS, from the coding sequence ATGAGCGCAGAACAGGGCCGACGCCGGTACGACTCGCTGCGTCGGGCGACTCAGGCGCTGGAGACCCGGGCCGAGATCGCCCGCGCCGCCCGTCGGCTCTTCGACTCCCGGGGCTGGGCGGACACGACCGTGCGCGAGGTGGCGCGCGAGGCGGGAGTCTCCGTGCCCACGGTCTACGCGGCGTACGGGAACAAGACCGGGCTGACCCGGGCCGTGGCCGATTCGGCCGACCTGTCGGCCGACGCGCCACGGATGCTCGCGGAGCTGGAGGCCGCGGCGGCGGACCCCGAGCGCCAGCTCATGGCCATGGCCGCCTACGACCGGCGGTTGTTCGAGCGTGCGGGCGACGTCATCCTGCTGATCCGCGAGGCGGGCCGCAGCGAACCCGAGCTCGCGGCGGCCTACCGAGACGGCCGGGAACGGGGCGACGAGACCCGGGTGCAGGTCTTCTCGTCCTGGCCGGCCGGCGCTCTCCGGAGCGGCCTGGATCTGCGGTCCGCCGTCGACATCTACGCGGCCATCTGCAACATCGACGTCTACACCACGCTCACCACCGAACGCGGCTGGCCGCCCGCCCGCATCGAGGAGTGGTGGGGGCAGGCGCTGGTCCGCGAGCTACTGAGCCGGACCGCGTCATGA
- a CDS encoding VIT1/CCC1 transporter family protein — protein MSIIEAQAPLHEAHRDNHTHRDVNGGWLRPAVFGAMDGLVSNLALMTGVAGGAVSTQTVVITGLAGLAAGAFSMAAGEYTSVASQRELVQAELDVERRQLRKHPIDEMEELAALYVSRGVEPPLAREVAMQLSKDPEQALEIHAREELGIDPDDLPSPTVAAVSSFGSFALGALLPVLPYLLGATALWPAVLLALVGLFACGALVARVTARGWLFSGMRQLVLGGAAAAVTYGLGMLLGAAL, from the coding sequence ATGTCCATCATCGAAGCTCAGGCACCACTGCACGAGGCCCACCGCGACAACCACACGCACCGTGACGTGAACGGCGGTTGGCTGCGTCCGGCGGTGTTCGGCGCGATGGACGGACTCGTCTCCAACCTCGCCCTGATGACCGGTGTCGCCGGCGGCGCGGTCTCCACCCAGACCGTCGTCATCACCGGTCTCGCCGGACTCGCGGCCGGTGCCTTCTCCATGGCGGCCGGCGAATACACCTCCGTCGCCTCGCAGCGCGAACTCGTCCAGGCGGAACTGGACGTCGAGCGCCGCCAGTTGCGCAAGCACCCCATCGACGAGATGGAGGAGCTCGCCGCCCTCTACGTCTCGCGGGGCGTCGAGCCCCCGCTGGCCCGTGAGGTCGCGATGCAGCTGTCGAAGGACCCCGAGCAGGCCCTGGAGATCCATGCCCGCGAGGAGCTCGGCATCGACCCGGACGACCTGCCGTCGCCGACGGTCGCCGCGGTCTCGTCCTTCGGCTCCTTCGCGCTCGGCGCGCTCCTCCCCGTACTGCCGTACCTGCTCGGAGCGACCGCGCTCTGGCCGGCCGTGCTGCTCGCGCTCGTCGGGCTCTTCGCCTGCGGCGCGCTCGTGGCCCGGGTGACCGCCCGTGGCTGGCTCTTCAGCGGGATGCGCCAGCTCGTCCTCGGCGGTGCCGCCGCGGCCGTCACGTACGGGCTCGGCATGCTCCTCGGGGCCGCGCTGTAG
- a CDS encoding ADP-ribosylglycohydrolase family protein: protein MSADLTATTTASDRPAAVGDAPTAAVGNRSAGRWGHPQTESGGGWAQHPLPDTGALLGTHLDLALPPLPGTATLAPAPPHATGSWGGAHQAQHPEAPRRPDRDAVEGLLLGLAAGDAAGWPAARHRAARMPEWTRRLTRELDTFAEQNATTTLPVPIALNQPPEPLRLGPSDDAEWAVFTAEAILTASGPLFTGLSQERRLRAAVDLAWNALAGQVAAAAERAPEVESAVLPLRARISVRAGLGNLATGLRPPATGHDNPHFFDDAACVRAVVLAVVHPGDPRAAAELAEFDARYTQDGDGVHGARAMAAAVAAALGGATVDEAVEAALAELPPVTEIGRNARYAVKLAQTAGSAFELVPLLEHQIVDHVYSYGIAAAETVPVALALATAARGETAASVPAAVCLSRVADSAPALAGALTGALGGGRSVPATWREACRTLAGCALPRLAGTDLVELAGLLAATEPPAPGGQSRHDTHNTPGRDTPTG, encoded by the coding sequence ATGAGCGCAGACCTGACAGCCACGACAACTGCGTCCGACCGCCCCGCCGCTGTGGGCGACGCCCCCACCGCCGCTGTGGGCAATCGTTCCGCAGGGCGGTGGGGGCACCCCCAGACGGAGTCTGGGGGAGGGTGGGCACAGCACCCGTTGCCGGACACCGGCGCCCTGCTCGGTACCCACCTGGACCTGGCGCTGCCCCCACTGCCGGGCACCGCCACACTCGCCCCCGCCCCACCGCACGCCACAGGCTCATGGGGCGGCGCCCACCAGGCCCAACACCCCGAGGCCCCCCGCAGGCCCGACCGCGACGCAGTCGAAGGCCTCCTCCTCGGCCTCGCCGCAGGCGACGCCGCCGGATGGCCCGCCGCCCGGCACCGCGCCGCCCGCATGCCCGAGTGGACCCGCCGTCTCACCCGCGAGCTCGACACCTTCGCCGAGCAGAACGCCACGACCACCCTCCCCGTCCCCATCGCCCTCAACCAACCCCCCGAGCCCCTCCGCCTCGGCCCGTCCGACGACGCCGAATGGGCGGTCTTCACCGCGGAGGCGATCCTCACCGCCTCGGGCCCGCTCTTCACCGGCCTCTCCCAGGAGCGTCGGCTCCGCGCCGCCGTCGACCTCGCCTGGAACGCCCTCGCCGGACAGGTCGCCGCGGCAGCCGAACGCGCTCCCGAGGTCGAGTCCGCCGTACTCCCGCTCCGTGCCCGGATCTCCGTCCGCGCGGGCCTCGGCAACCTCGCGACCGGCCTCCGCCCGCCGGCCACCGGCCACGACAACCCGCACTTCTTCGACGACGCGGCCTGCGTCCGCGCCGTCGTGCTGGCTGTCGTCCACCCCGGCGACCCCCGCGCGGCCGCCGAACTCGCCGAGTTCGACGCCCGGTACACCCAGGACGGCGACGGCGTCCACGGCGCCCGTGCGATGGCGGCGGCCGTCGCGGCGGCCCTCGGCGGGGCGACGGTCGACGAGGCCGTCGAGGCGGCGCTCGCCGAACTGCCGCCCGTCACCGAGATCGGACGCAACGCCCGGTACGCGGTGAAGCTGGCCCAGACCGCCGGTTCGGCCTTCGAGCTGGTCCCGCTCCTGGAGCACCAGATCGTGGACCACGTCTACAGCTACGGCATCGCCGCCGCCGAGACCGTCCCGGTGGCGCTCGCCCTCGCCACCGCCGCACGGGGCGAGACGGCGGCCTCGGTCCCGGCCGCCGTCTGCCTCTCCCGGGTCGCCGACTCCGCGCCCGCGCTGGCCGGCGCGCTCACCGGGGCGCTGGGCGGGGGCCGTTCGGTGCCGGCGACCTGGCGCGAGGCGTGCCGGACACTGGCGGGCTGCGCGCTGCCCCGGCTCGCGGGAACGGATCTGGTCGAACTCGCCGGGCTGCTCGCAGCCACGGAACCGCCCGCCCCGGGTGGACAATCCAGACATGACACCCACAACACCCCCGGTCGTGACACCCCCACTGGATGA